A stretch of Geomonas oryzisoli DNA encodes these proteins:
- a CDS encoding IPT/TIG domain-containing protein has product MMRNFVISLLVLLLCAAVAPAQQLPAPAADAGRLAPLSVLSILPAQGEPGTTVTLNGTGFTPATTVMLGSRELPAQVVGGRIMTFELPELPPGAYALFLKRDDGATTRPFNFVLQAQKPTVSSLIPDTVTSCATGREREVLVNGANFRTGTRVLLDGAVITTRFISPVMLAFTVPTLPAGVHQVQVKNPTDATSTVLALFIDAKPEIANVSVGREFVNYYELIVSGRNFHQNSVLVVDGKRLATGKQLVGEREQLVYGGCNQITYLRFPYDPTPKEITLQVVNQNGEESALFTISAP; this is encoded by the coding sequence ATGATGCGCAACTTCGTCATATCCTTGCTTGTTTTGCTGCTGTGCGCCGCAGTAGCGCCGGCCCAGCAACTCCCCGCCCCGGCGGCTGATGCCGGCCGGCTGGCGCCGCTGAGCGTCCTCAGCATCCTCCCCGCCCAGGGCGAGCCGGGCACCACGGTCACCCTGAACGGCACCGGGTTCACCCCCGCCACCACGGTCATGCTGGGGAGCCGCGAGCTTCCCGCCCAGGTCGTCGGCGGGCGCATCATGACCTTCGAGCTCCCCGAGCTCCCGCCGGGCGCCTACGCCCTGTTCCTGAAGCGGGACGACGGCGCCACCACCCGCCCCTTCAACTTCGTGCTGCAGGCGCAAAAGCCCACCGTTTCCTCCCTCATCCCCGATACGGTCACCAGTTGCGCCACCGGGCGCGAGCGCGAGGTGCTGGTCAACGGGGCCAACTTCAGGACCGGCACCCGGGTGCTGCTGGACGGTGCCGTGATCACCACCCGCTTCATCTCGCCGGTCATGCTCGCCTTCACCGTGCCGACGCTCCCCGCCGGCGTGCACCAGGTGCAGGTGAAAAATCCCACCGATGCCACCTCGACCGTCCTCGCGCTCTTCATCGACGCCAAGCCGGAAATAGCGAACGTGTCCGTGGGGAGGGAATTCGTGAACTACTACGAACTGATCGTGAGCGGGAGGAACTTCCACCAGAATTCGGTGCTGGTCGTGGACGGCAAGAGGCTCGCCACCGGGAAACAGCTGGTGGGCGAGAGGGAGCAGCTCGTGTACGGCGGGTGCAACCAGATTACCTACCTGAGATTCCCCTACGACCCGACGCCGAAGGAGATCACCCTGCAGGTGGTGAACCAAAACGGCGAGGAGAGCGCCCTTTTCACCATCAGCGCCCCCTGA
- a CDS encoding VOC family protein, protein MDEIPLTIQLCVSDLGTTEAFYAGILGLPVQRPLIALGAPEHLLLEADGFQIIFVDDAAVAQLHPILQARLQGFPRGVGMTLHLVVEGIEDIYQELLEEDLEILYPLERKPYGTYEVWCFDPDGYLVVLEEPVD, encoded by the coding sequence GTGGACGAGATCCCGCTTACCATCCAGCTCTGCGTGTCCGACCTCGGGACCACCGAGGCCTTCTACGCCGGGATCCTCGGCCTGCCGGTGCAGCGTCCGCTCATCGCGCTGGGAGCGCCGGAGCATCTGCTTCTGGAGGCCGACGGGTTCCAGATCATCTTCGTGGACGATGCGGCGGTGGCGCAGCTGCACCCGATCCTGCAGGCGCGCCTGCAGGGTTTTCCGCGCGGGGTCGGCATGACGCTGCACCTCGTGGTCGAGGGGATCGAGGACATCTACCAGGAGCTTCTGGAAGAGGACCTCGAGATCCTCTATCCCCTGGAACGCAAGCCCTACGGCACCTACGAGGTCTGGTGCTTCGATCCGGACGGCTACCTCGTGGTGCTGGAGGAGCCGGTCGACTGA
- a CDS encoding TlpA disulfide reductase family protein codes for MRRLIAALLVVAVLAAFGCAKKEAQAPAVEGNPAPDFTLKDLSGKPVQLSSLKGKLVLVNFWATWCPPCREEIPSMVKLNQAMQGKNFQMLAISIDEGGKGAVEEFFKRGGVTLPALLDTDGQVARRYGTTGVPETFVVDGKGVIRKKVVGGLDWSHPEVIQALQEIMAGK; via the coding sequence ATGAGACGTTTGATCGCTGCCCTGCTCGTGGTAGCCGTGCTGGCGGCCTTTGGGTGCGCAAAGAAAGAGGCCCAAGCGCCTGCCGTGGAGGGGAACCCCGCCCCGGATTTCACACTGAAGGACCTCTCCGGCAAACCGGTGCAGTTGTCGAGCCTTAAGGGTAAACTGGTGCTGGTGAACTTCTGGGCGACCTGGTGCCCCCCCTGCCGGGAGGAGATCCCGTCCATGGTGAAGCTCAACCAGGCGATGCAGGGTAAGAACTTCCAGATGCTCGCCATTTCCATCGACGAGGGGGGTAAGGGCGCGGTGGAGGAGTTCTTCAAGCGCGGCGGCGTCACGCTCCCCGCCCTGCTCGACACCGACGGCCAGGTAGCCAGACGCTACGGCACCACCGGCGTCCCCGAGACCTTCGTGGTCGATGGCAAGGGTGTGATCCGGAAGAAGGTGGTGGGGGGGCTGGACTGGAGCCATCCCGAGGTGATCCAGGCCCTGCAGGAAATCATGGCCGGCAAATAA
- the lptF gene encoding LPS export ABC transporter permease LptF produces the protein MKKTLYRYIFNEIPPPFLVGMVTFTFVLLMGRFLRLAEMVVEKGVPFGDVVRMVTYLLPSFWLFTIPMALLLSILLAFGRLSGDSEVTAMKSCGISLYGLLPPPLVFSVLATLGCLWVTIYAVPWGNSSFKKLMLDIAQSSAGVSIKEKVFNNAFPDMVIYADGLDGKGQNMNGVIVHDERDPKTPTTIFADTGALFSDPRSHSMEFQLKNGSIHRSEEGGGYRMVQFQEYILRVALADTTPKGPKKTSEMTIEELRHPPAGTPKKEVRLRRQELYSRLALPFSCIVFTFVGVPLGIQNRRSGKASGFSLSIAVILCYYIALSGFDTLGEKLILPPLLSGWGPNLLFLLAGGYLFMKTAAEEPLPLAALYQRLKDAVSARLHRGEKR, from the coding sequence ATGAAAAAGACCCTGTACCGTTACATTTTCAACGAGATACCGCCCCCGTTCCTGGTAGGCATGGTGACCTTCACCTTCGTGCTTTTAATGGGGCGTTTCCTGAGGCTGGCCGAGATGGTGGTCGAGAAGGGGGTTCCCTTCGGCGACGTCGTGCGCATGGTGACCTACCTGCTCCCCTCCTTCTGGCTGTTCACCATCCCCATGGCGCTGCTCCTCTCCATACTGCTCGCCTTCGGGCGCCTCTCCGGCGACAGCGAGGTGACCGCCATGAAGAGCTGCGGCATCAGCCTGTACGGACTGCTCCCCCCTCCGCTGGTCTTCTCGGTGCTGGCGACCCTGGGCTGCCTCTGGGTCACCATCTACGCCGTCCCCTGGGGCAACAGCTCCTTCAAGAAGCTGATGCTGGACATAGCCCAAAGCAGCGCCGGCGTCTCCATCAAGGAGAAGGTCTTCAACAACGCCTTTCCGGACATGGTGATCTACGCGGACGGGCTGGACGGCAAGGGGCAGAACATGAACGGGGTCATCGTCCACGACGAGCGCGACCCGAAAACACCGACCACCATCTTCGCCGACACCGGCGCGCTCTTCTCGGACCCGCGCAGCCACTCCATGGAATTCCAGCTCAAAAACGGCTCGATCCACCGCAGCGAGGAGGGGGGCGGCTACCGGATGGTCCAGTTCCAGGAGTACATCCTGCGCGTCGCCCTGGCCGACACCACCCCCAAGGGGCCCAAGAAGACGAGCGAGATGACCATCGAAGAGTTGCGCCACCCGCCCGCAGGGACCCCGAAGAAGGAGGTGCGGCTGCGCCGCCAGGAGCTGTACAGCCGCCTGGCCCTCCCCTTCTCCTGCATCGTGTTCACCTTCGTCGGTGTGCCGCTGGGAATCCAGAACCGCCGTTCGGGAAAGGCCTCCGGGTTCTCGCTCAGCATCGCCGTCATCCTGTGCTATTACATCGCCCTCTCCGGCTTCGACACGCTGGGTGAGAAGCTCATCCTGCCGCCGCTCCTCTCCGGGTGGGGGCCCAACCTGCTGTTCCTGCTGGCGGGAGGATACCTGTTCATGAAAACCGCCGCCGAGGAACCGCTGCCGCTGGCCGCGCTGTACCAGCGCCTGAAGGATGCGGTCTCTGCCCGCCTGCACAGGGGGGAGAAGCGATGA
- a CDS encoding cytochrome c biogenesis CcdA family protein: METNNISMIGAFVAGLLSFLSPCVLPLIPSYITYITGLSFADLNAEHPSHKVRQQTIIHSLLFIAGFTCVFVLLGASATLVGDFLHEHKTAIRRIGGILIVVFGIHVSGLFDITMLLGEKKLTLHRKPAGYLGSFVVGVVFAAGWTPCIGPILATILAVAATEGRGVWLLLSYSMGLAIPFFIASLALHQFLIFFRRFKRHIRMFEIITGAFMVVVGILIFTNSMVLISRYTSAWFGE, translated from the coding sequence ATGGAAACGAACAACATCAGCATGATCGGCGCTTTCGTGGCGGGGCTGCTGTCGTTTCTCTCCCCTTGCGTGCTGCCGCTCATCCCGTCGTATATCACCTACATCACCGGGCTTTCCTTCGCGGACCTGAACGCGGAGCACCCAAGCCACAAGGTGCGGCAGCAGACCATCATCCACTCCCTGCTCTTCATCGCAGGCTTCACCTGCGTCTTCGTCCTGCTGGGGGCCTCGGCCACCCTGGTCGGGGATTTCCTGCACGAGCACAAGACCGCCATCCGCCGCATCGGCGGCATCCTGATCGTCGTCTTCGGCATCCACGTGTCGGGGCTGTTCGACATCACCATGCTGCTGGGCGAGAAGAAGCTCACCCTGCACAGAAAGCCCGCCGGGTACCTGGGGAGCTTCGTGGTGGGGGTGGTCTTCGCCGCCGGTTGGACGCCGTGCATCGGACCGATCCTGGCCACCATCCTCGCCGTCGCCGCCACGGAAGGGCGCGGGGTCTGGCTTTTGCTGTCCTACTCCATGGGGCTCGCCATCCCGTTCTTCATCGCCTCCCTCGCGCTGCACCAGTTCCTGATCTTCTTCCGCCGCTTCAAGCGGCACATACGGATGTTCGAGATCATCACCGGGGCCTTCATGGTCGTGGTGGGCATCCTGATCTTCACCAACTCGATGGTGCTGATCAGCAGGTACACCAGCGCCTGGTTCGGCGAGTAG
- the lptG gene encoding LPS export ABC transporter permease LptG, producing MRILTRYVAKAYLRMLGLCLGSFVTIYLVVDFMEKIGRFTRTGASWKYLALFFITKIPEMINDSAPLAVLMATLLTLGAFSLSSELTAMRSCGVSLVRISAPILAISVLMSLVVLMLGEFVIPKSYSQRLYIQEVLIQKKSPSMYFRQHNIWYREGETVLRASLFEPSQNQLKGVTLWEIQPKTGLPLRRADASMGQLGERGWSFTEVTVRDFRDGEVVQTRKYPALALPLKLKPADLKVLGKYSDSMTLRQLNSYCKKIQAGGYDATRYITQFHSRISLPFGCAVMAFLGIPFALRGGRSSGIAFGVGLSIAVGFLYVITNSVIISVGQVGLLPPMVAAWATNFIFLAAGGWLALTIDN from the coding sequence ATGAGGATCCTGACCCGCTACGTGGCCAAGGCGTACCTGAGGATGCTGGGGCTTTGCCTGGGCTCCTTCGTCACCATCTACCTCGTGGTCGACTTCATGGAGAAGATCGGCCGCTTCACCCGCACCGGCGCGTCCTGGAAGTACCTGGCGCTGTTCTTCATCACCAAGATCCCGGAGATGATCAACGACTCGGCGCCGCTGGCGGTGCTCATGGCGACACTGCTCACCCTGGGTGCATTCTCGCTGAGCTCCGAACTGACCGCCATGCGCAGTTGCGGCGTGAGCCTCGTGCGCATCAGCGCCCCCATCCTCGCGATCTCGGTGCTGATGAGCCTGGTGGTCCTGATGCTGGGCGAGTTCGTGATCCCGAAGAGTTACTCGCAGCGCCTCTACATCCAGGAGGTGCTGATCCAGAAAAAAAGCCCGTCCATGTACTTCCGGCAGCACAACATCTGGTACCGCGAAGGTGAGACGGTGCTGCGGGCGAGCCTGTTCGAGCCGAGCCAGAACCAGCTCAAGGGGGTCACCCTGTGGGAGATACAGCCCAAGACCGGGCTGCCGCTGAGGCGGGCGGACGCCTCCATGGGGCAACTGGGAGAGCGCGGCTGGAGTTTCACCGAGGTGACGGTGCGCGACTTCCGGGACGGCGAGGTCGTCCAGACCCGGAAGTACCCGGCGCTGGCCCTCCCCCTGAAACTGAAGCCGGCCGATCTCAAGGTGCTGGGCAAGTACTCGGACAGCATGACCCTCAGGCAGCTCAACAGCTACTGCAAGAAGATCCAGGCCGGGGGGTACGATGCCACCCGCTACATCACCCAGTTCCACAGCAGGATCTCGCTCCCCTTCGGCTGCGCCGTCATGGCGTTTCTCGGCATCCCCTTCGCGCTGCGCGGCGGGAGGTCCAGCGGCATCGCCTTCGGCGTCGGGCTTTCCATCGCGGTGGGCTTTCTGTACGTGATCACCAACTCCGTGATCATTTCGGTGGGGCAGGTGGGCCTGCTCCCCCCCATGGTGGCGGCCTGGGCCACCAACTTCATCTTCCTGGCCGCGGGAGGATGGCTCGCTCTTACCATTGACAACTGA
- a CDS encoding GAF domain-containing sensor histidine kinase produces the protein MDWECCWSKEQIEPENCPYIGEGEEDLLVSQRRRIVEKCVECPRFKNDLARMKGSGYPLSDVLPYILTEFQEQKTQMGAMLSFLNSKTREIKFLREVGLVLQTSLDLDEVLSIAMTAITAGKGFGMNRAFLLMTDKDRRHIRGYLGVGPRDYEEAWRTWEDIGRSNFTLRQLARDFQKTKLSSEKVKFHDILNQLTVPMTDQGHIFNRALTGKKPILVENALNNPDLDRGLARILGVDTFLVMPLISRNRRIGVIIADNCITHKPITLQDMQSLETFAFPVAFALERASLYERLQEEVAKQKAANVKLREQQELIVKMEKMALVGKITSSIAHSIRNPLMVIGGFARTLLKATPDQDDKRGYLESIVRETRQLEDVLSEVLDYSESLFPVTDFWDLNELVGKAMTELEGALEQAGVRCRMELAPELPMVRIDYKQISYCLKTITTTALAAMERGGELRIESVLDGDGVLLRISDDGKPLTQTAQEALTAPFFQTQELGEGVGLSLCKSILERQGNSLSIISRPGGGNTYSIRLLTRKENI, from the coding sequence TTGGATTGGGAATGCTGTTGGAGTAAGGAACAGATCGAGCCGGAAAACTGCCCGTACATAGGCGAGGGGGAAGAGGACCTGTTGGTTTCCCAGCGCCGCAGGATCGTGGAGAAGTGCGTTGAGTGCCCCCGCTTCAAGAACGACCTGGCCCGCATGAAGGGGTCGGGTTACCCGCTTTCGGACGTACTCCCGTACATACTGACCGAGTTCCAGGAACAAAAGACCCAGATGGGGGCCATGCTGAGCTTTTTGAACAGCAAGACCCGCGAGATCAAGTTCCTGCGCGAGGTGGGCCTGGTGCTGCAGACCTCGCTCGACCTTGACGAGGTACTTTCCATAGCCATGACCGCGATCACCGCCGGCAAGGGGTTCGGGATGAACCGGGCCTTCCTGCTGATGACGGACAAGGACCGGCGCCACATACGCGGCTACCTGGGGGTCGGTCCCCGGGACTACGAGGAGGCCTGGCGCACCTGGGAGGACATCGGCCGCAGCAACTTCACCCTGCGGCAGCTGGCGCGGGACTTCCAGAAGACCAAGCTCAGCTCCGAGAAGGTGAAGTTCCACGACATCCTGAACCAGCTCACGGTCCCCATGACCGACCAGGGGCACATCTTCAACCGGGCCCTGACCGGGAAGAAGCCGATCCTGGTGGAAAACGCGCTCAACAACCCCGACCTGGACCGGGGGCTGGCCCGCATCCTCGGCGTCGATACCTTCCTGGTCATGCCGCTCATCTCCAGGAACCGCCGCATCGGCGTCATCATCGCGGACAACTGCATCACCCACAAGCCGATCACCCTGCAGGACATGCAGTCGCTGGAGACCTTCGCCTTCCCGGTCGCCTTCGCGCTGGAGCGCGCCTCCCTGTACGAGCGCCTGCAGGAGGAGGTGGCCAAACAGAAGGCGGCCAACGTGAAGCTGCGCGAGCAGCAGGAGCTGATCGTGAAGATGGAGAAGATGGCGCTGGTGGGCAAGATCACTTCCAGCATCGCCCACTCCATCAGGAACCCGCTCATGGTGATCGGCGGCTTTGCCCGGACCCTGTTGAAGGCGACCCCGGACCAGGACGATAAGCGCGGCTACCTGGAGTCGATCGTGCGCGAGACGCGGCAGCTGGAGGATGTGCTGAGCGAGGTGCTCGATTACTCGGAGTCCCTGTTCCCGGTCACCGACTTCTGGGACCTGAACGAGCTGGTGGGGAAGGCGATGACGGAGCTCGAGGGGGCGCTGGAACAGGCGGGGGTGCGGTGCCGGATGGAACTGGCCCCGGAGCTTCCCATGGTGCGCATCGACTACAAGCAGATCAGCTACTGCCTGAAGACCATCACCACCACGGCCCTTGCCGCGATGGAGCGGGGGGGGGAGCTGCGCATCGAGAGCGTGCTGGACGGGGACGGGGTGCTCTTGCGCATCAGCGACGACGGCAAGCCGCTCACCCAGACCGCGCAGGAGGCCCTCACGGCTCCCTTTTTTCAGACCCAGGAGCTCGGGGAGGGGGTGGGGCTCTCCCTGTGCAAGTCCATCCTGGAAAGGCAGGGGAATTCCCTGTCGATCATCAGCCGCCCCGGGGGCGGCAATACGTACAGCATCAGGCTTTTGACCAGAAAGGAGAACATCTGA
- a CDS encoding response regulator: MAKLLVVDDEANIRLLYSQELSDEGYQVVTAGSALEAVEKLESESFDLAVIDIKLKNESGIELLQRIVKERHTIPVILCTAFSCYKDDFSAWLADGYVVKSSDLQELKDEIARVLAKRQRLSQP, from the coding sequence ATGGCGAAACTGTTGGTGGTTGACGACGAGGCGAACATCAGGCTGCTGTACTCGCAGGAGCTGAGCGACGAGGGGTATCAGGTGGTGACGGCGGGGAGCGCCCTGGAGGCGGTCGAGAAGCTGGAGTCGGAGAGTTTCGACCTCGCCGTGATCGACATAAAGCTGAAGAACGAGAGCGGCATCGAACTTTTGCAGCGCATCGTCAAGGAGCGGCACACCATCCCGGTGATCCTGTGCACCGCCTTCTCCTGCTACAAGGACGACTTCTCCGCCTGGCTCGCCGACGGTTACGTGGTGAAGTCGAGCGACCTGCAGGAGCTGAAAGACGAGATTGCCCGGGTCCTGGCCAAGAGGCAGCGCCTTTCTCAACCTTAA
- a CDS encoding Crp/Fnr family transcriptional regulator: MENKDIIRKALLFSGLEEEYLVELADIAVRRPFAKGETLFTEGEKAEGFYLLASGALKLCKISPDGREKVLHMVHPVETFAEAAFFGDGKYPAEARGVERGEVLFFPRGAFMGLLERNPRFSMNLIASLSLLLRRFARQIEELSFADAPSRLASYLLDLAARKSTSYQGKTYLELDMRKGELASRLGTVSETLSRTFKKMKDEGVIELDGNKVTIMQMEKLKMIAGK, encoded by the coding sequence ATGGAAAACAAGGACATCATCAGGAAGGCCCTGCTTTTTTCGGGTCTGGAAGAGGAGTACCTGGTCGAGCTCGCCGATATCGCGGTGCGGCGCCCGTTCGCCAAGGGGGAGACGCTGTTCACCGAAGGGGAGAAGGCGGAAGGGTTCTACCTGCTCGCCTCGGGCGCGCTGAAGCTGTGCAAGATCTCCCCGGACGGGCGCGAGAAGGTGCTGCACATGGTGCACCCGGTGGAGACCTTCGCCGAGGCCGCCTTCTTCGGCGACGGCAAGTACCCGGCCGAGGCGCGCGGAGTGGAGCGGGGCGAGGTGCTGTTCTTCCCGCGCGGCGCCTTCATGGGGCTTTTGGAGCGCAACCCCCGCTTCTCCATGAACCTGATCGCCTCGCTCTCGCTCCTTTTGCGGCGCTTCGCCCGGCAGATCGAGGAGCTCTCCTTCGCCGACGCCCCGTCCCGGCTCGCCTCCTACCTCCTGGACCTGGCCGCCCGCAAGAGCACCAGCTACCAGGGCAAGACCTACCTCGAGCTCGATATGCGCAAGGGCGAGCTTGCCTCGCGCCTGGGCACCGTGAGCGAGACCCTCTCCCGCACCTTCAAGAAGATGAAGGACGAAGGGGTCATCGAGCTGGACGGCAACAAGGTGACCATCATGCAGATGGAGAAGCTGAAGATGATAGCGGGGAAGTAA
- a CDS encoding mannose-1-phosphate guanyltransferase produces the protein MKAVIMAGGFGTRMQPLTCNIPKPMVPLMNRPIMLHIVELLKKYGVTDLVMLLYHQPSVIKNFFRDGADLGVRITYVTPLEDMGTAGAVKCAEKYLDERFLIISGDLLTDFNLQKVIDFHEANKALSTITLTSVKDPLQFGVVITDKEKRITQFLEKPGWGEVISDTINTGIYVLEPEIFKYIPEGENFDFSQDLFPLLLKKKAPLFGFPVKGYWRDIGNTDSYREAHHDILKGKVSVKVDEPRREMAGVDLRVGLDVRLGEGTVVEGTVVVGDNSQIQGGAEIKDTVIGRNCIIEPGVKLTRVVVWDNAYIKKGAKVVDCVICNNVSVGTATVMEEGGVIADDTAIGEESYIKRDVKIWPRKLIEAGSTVTGNLIWGERWKKSLFEGEMIKGLTNIELTPEFVAKLGCAYGTSLPKGSHVLVGRDTTLSSRMLKRSFLGGILSAGVNVRDIRMVSLPILRYKLRTFGEVGGVHFRQSLEDPATTEIVFLDADGLDFSSSMGKNIERIFYKENFRRAHHMEPGGITELPQVMDFYREGFFRGVDQQLIRGSRPKVVVDFNHSPAGQILPQILNDLGCEVIGLNTYLDEQRGSKTVDEKPNSLQQLAKIVMTLEARAGFWLDPTVEEVVLVDETGRICQPEEFLALMTLLMVKTGARGAFAVPVSAPSVIEEIAQENGCSVRRTKSMDRSMIEAAISPEVVMAGSMAGRFAFPKFQAAFDGMFTIAKTIELSCATGVPLSRVLKEVPKSSFLQGKVPCVWEKKGGIMRKMSEDSLDKEASFIDGIKVSFGNDWVLVLPDQYQPVIHVVAEAKDPKTAQKLLEEYMQKVERWKKELAQ, from the coding sequence ATGAAGGCAGTGATTATGGCGGGTGGTTTCGGCACCCGCATGCAACCGCTTACCTGCAACATCCCCAAGCCGATGGTTCCGCTCATGAACCGCCCGATCATGCTGCACATCGTGGAACTCTTGAAGAAATACGGCGTGACCGACCTGGTCATGCTCCTGTACCACCAGCCCAGCGTGATCAAGAACTTCTTCCGGGACGGCGCCGACCTCGGGGTGCGGATCACCTACGTGACGCCGCTTGAGGACATGGGGACCGCCGGCGCGGTGAAGTGCGCCGAGAAGTACCTGGACGAGCGCTTCCTGATCATCAGCGGCGACCTGTTGACCGATTTCAACCTCCAGAAGGTGATCGACTTCCACGAGGCGAACAAGGCGCTCTCCACCATCACCCTCACCTCGGTGAAGGACCCGCTGCAGTTCGGCGTGGTGATCACGGACAAGGAGAAGCGCATCACCCAGTTCCTGGAGAAGCCCGGGTGGGGCGAGGTGATCTCCGACACCATCAACACCGGCATCTACGTCCTGGAACCGGAGATCTTCAAGTACATCCCCGAGGGGGAGAACTTCGATTTCTCCCAGGACCTGTTCCCGCTCCTTTTGAAGAAGAAGGCGCCGCTGTTCGGGTTCCCGGTCAAGGGGTACTGGCGGGACATCGGCAACACCGATTCCTACCGGGAGGCGCACCACGACATCCTCAAGGGGAAGGTGAGCGTCAAGGTGGACGAGCCCCGGCGGGAGATGGCCGGCGTCGACCTCCGGGTCGGGCTGGACGTCAGGCTGGGCGAGGGGACCGTGGTGGAGGGAACGGTGGTCGTCGGTGACAACTCCCAGATCCAGGGCGGGGCGGAGATCAAGGACACCGTCATCGGCCGCAACTGCATCATCGAGCCCGGGGTCAAGCTGACCCGGGTGGTGGTCTGGGACAACGCCTACATCAAAAAGGGGGCCAAGGTCGTCGACTGCGTCATCTGCAACAACGTGAGCGTGGGCACCGCGACCGTGATGGAAGAGGGGGGGGTGATCGCGGACGATACCGCCATCGGCGAGGAGAGCTACATCAAGCGGGACGTGAAGATCTGGCCCCGCAAGCTGATCGAGGCGGGCTCCACCGTCACCGGCAACCTGATCTGGGGCGAGCGCTGGAAGAAGTCCCTGTTCGAGGGGGAGATGATCAAGGGGCTCACCAACATCGAGCTCACCCCCGAGTTCGTGGCGAAGCTTGGCTGCGCCTACGGCACCTCCCTCCCCAAGGGGAGCCACGTCCTGGTCGGCCGCGACACGACCCTCTCCTCGCGCATGCTCAAACGAAGCTTCCTGGGCGGGATCCTCTCCGCCGGGGTCAACGTGCGCGACATCAGGATGGTGTCGCTTCCGATCCTGCGCTACAAGCTGCGCACCTTCGGGGAGGTGGGTGGGGTGCACTTCCGCCAGTCGCTCGAGGACCCGGCCACCACCGAGATCGTCTTTCTCGACGCCGACGGCCTCGACTTCTCCTCCTCCATGGGCAAGAACATCGAGCGCATCTTCTACAAGGAGAACTTCCGGCGCGCCCACCACATGGAACCGGGTGGGATCACCGAGCTTCCGCAGGTGATGGACTTCTACCGGGAAGGGTTCTTCCGCGGCGTCGACCAGCAGCTCATCAGAGGCTCCCGGCCCAAGGTGGTGGTCGACTTCAACCACTCGCCGGCCGGGCAGATCCTCCCCCAGATCCTGAACGACCTGGGGTGCGAGGTGATCGGGCTCAACACCTACCTTGACGAGCAGCGCGGCTCGAAGACCGTGGACGAGAAACCGAACTCCCTGCAGCAGCTCGCGAAGATCGTGATGACGCTGGAGGCGCGCGCCGGCTTCTGGCTCGACCCCACGGTCGAGGAGGTGGTGCTGGTGGACGAGACCGGCAGGATCTGCCAGCCCGAGGAGTTCCTTGCGCTCATGACGCTGCTCATGGTGAAGACCGGCGCCCGGGGCGCCTTCGCGGTGCCGGTGTCGGCGCCCTCGGTGATCGAGGAGATCGCCCAGGAGAACGGCTGCTCGGTGCGCCGCACCAAGAGCATGGACCGCTCCATGATCGAGGCTGCCATTTCGCCGGAGGTGGTCATGGCCGGATCCATGGCCGGGCGCTTCGCCTTCCCGAAGTTCCAGGCGGCCTTCGACGGCATGTTCACCATCGCCAAGACCATCGAGCTCTCCTGCGCCACCGGGGTGCCGCTGTCGCGCGTCTTGAAGGAGGTCCCCAAGAGCTCCTTCCTGCAGGGGAAGGTCCCCTGCGTCTGGGAGAAGAAGGGTGGGATCATGCGCAAGATGAGCGAGGACAGCCTGGACAAGGAGGCCTCCTTCATCGACGGCATAAAGGTTTCCTTCGGCAACGACTGGGTGCTGGTGCTCCCCGACCAGTACCAGCCGGTGATCCACGTGGTGGCCGAGGCCAAGGACCCCAAGACGGCGCAGAAGCTCCTGGAGGAGTACATGCAGAAGGTGGAGCGCTGGAAAAAGGAGCTGGCCCAGTAG